Proteins encoded by one window of Pseudomonas sp. PSKL.D1:
- a CDS encoding Rieske (2Fe-2S) protein, with amino-acid sequence MHFLCTSDALAEGHSRAFSVDGTELFGVRRQGQVLLYRNRCPHRGIPLNWAADAFLDDSASLIHCAHHGALFLIESGECVAGPCEGEMLEALGCQEDSQGIWLMG; translated from the coding sequence ATGCACTTTCTATGTACGTCAGACGCGTTGGCCGAAGGCCACAGCCGCGCCTTCAGCGTAGACGGCACCGAACTGTTCGGCGTACGCCGCCAAGGCCAGGTGCTGCTTTACCGTAACCGTTGCCCACACCGGGGCATCCCCCTGAACTGGGCAGCAGATGCTTTTCTGGATGACAGCGCCAGCCTTATCCACTGTGCCCATCACGGTGCACTGTTCCTGATCGAGAGCGGCGAATGCGTTGCCGGCCCTTGTGAGGGCGAGATGCTTGAGGCCCTGGGCTGTCAGGAAGACAGCCAGGGCATCTGGCTCATGGGGTGA
- a CDS encoding heme/hemin ABC transporter substrate-binding protein, with product MMRRPAALLALCAALLVSNQALADQLPQRWVSAGGALSEWITELGGQPRLVGVDTTSQNPEALKALPSIGYQRQLSAEGVLSLRPDILVGTEEMGPPPVLAQIRKAGVRVELFSSKAEVAAVDENLKHLGSLLGAEQKAAQLTADYHQQLEALQAQIKQAQASNKVPGVLLLVGHAGAKPLIAGQGTAGDWLLREAGARNLAEHQGYKNFSNESLAALDPDVVVFSDRALSGEQALQALLKENPALSASRAVRDKRLVSLDPTLLVGGLGPRLPATLRDLAAAFYPAAKVSLTQ from the coding sequence ATGATGCGCCGTCCTGCTGCCTTGCTCGCCTTGTGCGCGGCTCTGTTAGTTTCCAACCAGGCTTTGGCCGATCAACTGCCGCAGCGTTGGGTAAGCGCGGGTGGGGCGTTGAGTGAATGGATCACCGAATTGGGTGGGCAACCGCGGTTAGTGGGTGTCGACACTACAAGCCAGAACCCGGAAGCCTTGAAAGCGCTGCCGAGCATTGGTTACCAACGCCAGTTGTCGGCCGAGGGTGTTCTCAGCTTGCGCCCGGACATACTGGTTGGCACCGAAGAAATGGGGCCGCCACCTGTGCTGGCGCAAATCCGCAAAGCGGGCGTGAGGGTAGAGTTGTTCTCCAGCAAGGCAGAAGTGGCCGCAGTGGATGAGAACCTCAAGCACCTGGGCAGCCTGCTCGGCGCTGAGCAGAAAGCTGCGCAGCTTACGGCGGATTATCATCAGCAGCTTGAGGCGTTGCAGGCGCAGATCAAGCAGGCTCAGGCGAGCAACAAGGTACCGGGCGTGTTGCTGTTGGTTGGCCACGCGGGCGCCAAACCGCTGATCGCCGGGCAGGGCACTGCCGGGGACTGGCTGTTGCGCGAGGCTGGGGCGCGAAACCTGGCCGAGCATCAGGGTTACAAGAACTTCTCCAACGAGTCGCTGGCTGCGCTGGACCCTGATGTGGTGGTGTTCTCCGATCGTGCCCTAAGCGGTGAACAGGCGTTGCAAGCCCTGCTGAAGGAAAACCCGGCACTCTCGGCCTCGCGTGCGGTACGCGACAAGCGGTTGGTGTCCCTTGATCCGACGCTGCTGGTCGGTGGCCTGGGGCCACGCCTGCCGGCGACCTTGCGCGATCTGGCTGCAGCGTTCTATCCGGCAGCCAAGGTCAGCCTCACGCAATGA